A region of Drosophila suzukii chromosome 2L, CBGP_Dsuzu_IsoJpt1.0, whole genome shotgun sequence DNA encodes the following proteins:
- the LOC108010650 gene encoding uncharacterized protein produces MLLTFQKPTEGKQNFNFMNEEEMLHLGKIYKQIDRLNNLNVVQHRYGPAFALRSGYLTDFYHEEGWISELYEDMRRYETMKFENDTQINLAEAQLSTGRNQYLQLIENIYLKLFKDNLIGYLARGNQLWYISTCETPQSPQQFLYTLYVDYILLELKAHALVEWSWMLLRKFGKGGSIEEEKATREAYQRRTPGTLPKIKDLMSQADRSVWRCDPRQHKAGVTYEEVTRLLQGYVENEVDLNSDGTCRRDCGYYSSSRSEGCFDNKFCSEQPKCAGGVYDCRYVESDMQICQADKDSNRRYEFIQYESGLVHGQKGSCYTWLNRVKSWNRWIFQECSYCVCLCDDQSPKSDRFFNLRRVIADVEKNRIVTGLRFVKSNRIFHLQIQEGELLPLGVINESTLQWKPVDTYTISDEDVKQNVDFHMLSFEKRSINLGKVEANNNSVVTGLRFQVIGTHLQLEAQFSRVDFENGKLIEPNTTSFWLSGNNDEPRKKISLKDAQVPTRSSDSSIPYPSDNQYIEFTNTGFDQDAAQTTVPYIDIQEVVSEPVVPLSGIGVYFKGSDGYGGYLAPKIITYDFTPYVQVPSWESLNFKSPEYQNNGSDRSKSLSCYQFIGESPQKNCYLLFASKSFNVAQFIPYKKKMKCGNILYLSMLLAFLNQTEANKNYNFMDDKEMLHLSETFKQIDRLEHLNVVQHRHVAAFAIGSNDYVNESIPCVRDMIDIYTTIQRISRHYPYLKKFEMDRFENITQINMAEVQVSNKEDENLHAMEMINLKLFGKDDLMGQLARGNQQLQLFTCKTPQSPQQFLYTFYVDYILLELKAHALVEWSWMLLRKFGKGGSIEEEKASREAYQRRTPGTLPRIKDLMSQADRSVWRCDPRQHKAGVTYEEVTRLLQGYVENEVDLNSDGTCRRDCGYYSSSRSEGCFDNKFCSEQPKCAGGVYDCRYVESDMQICQADKDSNRRYEFIQYESGLVHGQKGSCYTWLNRVKSWNRWIFQECSYCVCLCDDQTTQSDRFFNLRPVIADVDNNRVVTGLRFVKSNRIFHLQIQEGELLPLGVINEATLQWKPVDTYTISDEDVKQNVDFHMLTFEKRSINLGNVEAKNNSVVTGLRFQVVGNHLQLEARFRRVDFEKGKLIEPETTSFWLSGSNDEPREKISLKDAQVTTRSSVPSIPYPSDNQYIEFTNTGFDQDAAQTTVPYIDIQEVVSEPMVPLSGIGVYYKSRDGYGGFLAPKIITYDFTPYVEVPTWKLLNSKKPE; encoded by the exons ATGTTATTGACCTTTCAGAAACCCACAGAAGgcaaacaaaattttaattttatgaacGAAGAAGAAATGTTGCATTTGGGAAAAATCTATAAGCAAATTGATAGATTGAACAATCTGAATGTAGTTCAG CATAGATATGGACCTGCCTTTGCTTTACGTTCCGGCTATCTTACAGATTTCTACCATGAAGAGGGTTGGATTTCAGAACTATACGAGGATATGAGACGGTACGAGACCATGAAATTTGAAAATGATACACAAATAAATTTGGCTGAGGCACAGCTTTCGACTGGGCGCAATCAGTATCTTCAAttaatagaaaatatttacCTCAAACTCTTCAAGGATAATTTGATCGGCTACCTGGCAAGGGGTAACCAG CTGTGGTACATCTCTACTTGCGAAACGCCTCAGTCCCCACAGCAGTTTCTTTACACGCTATATGTGGACTACATTCTACTAGAACTGAAGGCCCACGCCTTGGTAGAGTGGTCCTGGATGTTGCTCAGAAAGTTCGGAAAAGGAGGATCCATCGAGGAGGAGAAAGCTACTCGGGAAGCTTACCAGCGAAGGACACCCGGAACTCTTCCAAAGATCAAGGACTTGATGAGCCAAGCAGATCGCTCCGTTTGGCGGTGCGACCCAAGGCAACACAAGGCCGGGGTCACCTACGAGGAGGTCACCCGCCTGCTGCAGGGTTACGTGGAGAACGAGGTGGACCTGAACAGCGACGGAACCTGCCGTCGTGACTGTGGCTACTACTCATCCTCCAGAAGTGAGGGGTGCTTCGACAACAAGTTCTGTTCTGAGCAGCCAAAATGCGCCGGGGGAGTGTACGACTGTCGCTATGTGGAATCAGATATGCAGATTTGCCAGGCGGATAAGGACTCGAACAGACGGTACGAGTTCATCCAGTATGAAAGTGGACTTGTTCATGGGCAGAAAGGATCGTGTTACACGTGGCTAAACCGTGTCAAAAGTTGGAATCGGTGGATTTTTCAGGAATGCAGCTATTGTGTCTGCCTGTGTGATGATCAAAGCCCCAAGTCGGATCGGTTCTTTAACCTACGACGTGTGATAGCTGATGTGGAGAAGAACAG AATCGTGACGGGACTTCGATTTGTTAAGAGCAATCGCATTTTTCACCTGCAGATTCAGGAGGGCGAGCTCCTGCCCCTTGGAGTCATTAATGAGTCCACTCTTCAGTGGAAACCGGTGGATACCTACACCATATCCGATGAGGATGTGAAGCAAAACGTAGACTTTCACATGTTGTCCTTTGAGAAGAGATCCATAAATCTTGGCAAAGTGGAAGCGAATAACAACTCTGTGGTTACCGGGCTGCGGTTCCAAGTGATCGGAACCCATCTTCAACTGGAGGCCCAATTCAGCAGAGTCGATTTTGAAAACGGAAAGCTCATCGAGCCGAATACAACGAGCTTTTGGCTATCCGGGAACAACGATGAACCAAG GAAGAAGATATCCCTAAAGGACGCCCAAGTGCCCACGCGATCCTCTGACTCTTCAATACCTTACCCGAGTGACAACCAGTATATCGAATTTACCAACACTGGCTTTGACCAGGATGCTGCCCAGACCACTGTGCCCTATATCGACATCCAGGAAGTGGTTTCTGAACCAGTGGTCCCACTCTCTGGAATTGGAGTTTACTTCAAGGGCAGTGATGGCTATGGTGGATATCTGGCACCCAAGATTATCACCTATGATTTTACACCATACGTCCAGGTGCCCTCGTGGGAGTCTCTGAACTTCAAGAGCCCGGAATA tcaaaacaacGGATCGGATCGGTCGAAAAGCTTGAGTTGTTATCAATTTATTGGGGAGTCACCacaaaaaaattgttatttattatttgcctccaaatcattcaaCGTTGCCCAATTTATACcgtacaaaaaaaaaatgaaatgtggaaatattttgtatttgtcCATGCTATTGGCATTTCTAAATCAAACAGAAGCcaacaaaaattataattttatggaTGACAAAGAAATGTTGCATTTGTCAGAAACTTTTAAGCAAATCGATAGATTGGAGCACCTAAATGTTGTCCAG CACAGACATGTCGCTGCCTTCGCCATAGGTTCAAATGACTATGTAAATGAAAGTATTCCATGCGTAAGAGATATGATAGATATCTATACAACTATACAAAGGATATCACGTCATTAcccatatttaaaaaagttcgAGATGGATAGGTTTGAGAATATAACACAAATAAATATGGCTGAGGTCCAGGTTTCTAACAAAGAAGACGAGAATCTCCATGCTATGGAAATGATTAACCTGAAGCTCTTCGGAAAAGATGACCTGATGGGCCAACTGGCCAGGGGAAACCAG CAGTTACAGCTCTTTACTTGCAAAACGCCACAGTCTCCTCAGCAATTTCTTTACACGTTTTATGTGGACTACATTCTACTCGAACTGAAGGCCCACGCCTTGGTAGAGTGGTCCTGGATGTTGCTCAGGAAGTTCGGAAAGGGTGGATCCATCGAGGAGGAGAAAGCATCTCGGGAAGCTTACCAGCGAAGGACACCTGGAACTCTTCCAAGGATCAAGGACTTGATGAGCCAAGCAGATCGCTCCGTTTGGCGGTGCGACCCAAGGCAACACAAGGCCGGGGTCACCTACGAGGAGGTCACCCGCCTGCTGCAGGGTTACGTGGAGAACGAGGTGGACCTGAACAGCGACGGAACCTGCCGTCGTGACTGTGGCTACTACTCATCCTCCAGAAGTGAGGGGTGCTTCGACAACAAGTTCTGTTCTGAGCAGCCAAAATGCGCCGGGGGAGTGTACGACTGTCGCTATGTGGAATCAGATATGCAGATTTGCCAGGCGGATAAGGACTCGAACAGACGGTACGAGTTCATCCAGTATGAAAGTGGACTTGTTCATGGGCAGAAAGGATCGTGTTACACGTGGCTAAACCGTGTCAAAAGTTGGAATCGGTGGATTTTCCAAGAATGCAGCTACTGTGTTTGCCTATGCGATGATCAAACCACCCAGTCAGATCGGTTCTTTAACCTACGACCTGTGATCGCTGATGTGGACAACAACAG AGTCGTGACGGGCCTTCGATTTGTTAAGAGCAATCGCATTTTTCACCTGCAGATTCAGGAGGGCGAGCTCCTGCCCCTGGGAGTCATTAATGAGGCCACTCTTCAGTGGAAACCCGTGGATACGTACACCATATCCGATGAGGATGTGAAGCAAAACGTTGACTTCCACATGTTGACCTTCGAGAAGAGATCCATAAATCTTGGCAATGTGGAGGCAAAAAACAACTCTGTGGTTACCGGGCTACGGTTCCAAGTGGTCGGAAATCATCTTCAACTGGAGGCCCGATTCAGAAGAGTCGATTTTGAAAAAGGAAAGCTCATCGAGCCGGAGACAACGAGCTTTTGGCTGTCCGGGAGCAACGATGAACCAAG GGAGAAGATATCCCTAAAGGACGCCCAAGTGACCACGCGATCGTCTGTCCCCTCGATACCTTACCCGAGTGACAACCAGTATATCGAATTTACCAACACTGGCTTTGACCAGGACGCTGCCCAGACCACTGTGCCCTATATAGACATTCAGGAAGTGGTTTCTGAACCAATGGTTCCGCTCTCCGGAATCGGAGTTTACTACAAAAGCCGAGATGGATATGGCGGATTTTTGGCCCCCAAGATCATCACCTATGACTTTACACCATACGTCGAGGTGCCCACATGGAAATTGCTGAACTCCAAAAAGCCGGAATAG
- the LOC108009182 gene encoding uncharacterized protein, whose translation MGERNFRKLGLGVILTALILYTVLFMDTQIYEAGGKIHNAFFVNTDGCRIIAMDVMNPTIAKYTDWEWKDKRFYLECPYQTWFRTEVANGEWYLKLIRDIDKILEENDLTHDWQIKCFWFHMDVVSRWKARLSHRTQFPLEFPYALKVPKGVRHLRVRCINTFTNKSLYEDAHFFIQPPPDKLLKKAPPTLKYWDEEKYSSKETLPISVMILGLDSVSHLNLLRQMPKTVRYMHQNMSHVEFWGFNKIGTNTYPNLIALLTGLSASESQEFWLRQNYMDNLPLIWKEYKKAGYNTSFAEDMAIYSMFYFGKPGFKRPTTDNNLHEFMVDMYILRQSSSVADTHCVGERTFMDVLLEMNDRLLPHKQRYPFFSFYWWANGFHEFFNSPRLADGRFERLLRSLDDAGITNNTIILFMSDHGLRWGRFRRSFQGMIEDCQPFLSVLYPDWMRKKYPTAIRNLAGNAHSLITTYDLHATLKHILDLNSLNDKPIAQRTEELWKLKGSETPRAVSLFLPIPPWRTCNTSHIPSEFCLCHNQVSIPENNRVVKKAASIIIDYVNQLMAEYPVCIPLELDSIESAYFAAPQRDNEYYIEKGHKNSYPEQGPYWEKRKYEDRDIVVRLKTKPGKAYFEGITRRQGKKLFLVGEVVRVGDDGNKNNDCIENPLLEPFCHCAI comes from the coding sequence ATGGGCGAAAGGAATTTTCGCAAATTGGGCCTGGGTGTGATCCTGACGGCCCTCATCCTCTACACGGTCCTGTTTATGGACACACAGATATACGAGGCAGGCGGAAAGATACACAATGCATTCTTCGTGAACACAGACGGATGTCGCATTATAGCCATGGATGTGATGAACCCGACAATCGCCAAATACACCGATTGGGAGTGGAAGGACAAGCGATTCTACCTGGAGTGCCCATATCAGACTTGGTTTCGAACAGAGGTGGCCAACGGGGAGTGGTACCTGAAGTTGATCCGCGACATCGATAAGATTCTGGAGGAAAACGATCTAACTCACGACTGGCAGATAAAATGCTTTTGGTTCCATATGGACGTAGTGTCACGATGGAAGGCCAGGCTTTCACACCGAACTCAGTTCCCCCTGGAGTTTCCATATGCCCTGAAAGTCCCCAAAGGTGTGAGGCATTTGCGAGTCAGGTGCATTAATACTTTTACAAACAAATCATTGTATGAGGATGCTCATTTCTTCATTCAACCGCCACCCGATAAGTTGCTTAAGAAAGCTCCACCGACTTTAAAGTACTGGGATGAAGAGAAGTATTCAAGTAAGGAGACACTACCCATTTCCGTGATGATCTTGGGCCTGGATTCCGTATCGCACCTCAATTTGCTTCGCCAAATGCCGAAGACTGTGCGATATATGCACCAGAATATGTCGCATGTGGAGTTTTGGGGCTTCAACAAGATCGGCACCAATACCTATCCCAATTTGATAGCTCTACTCACGGGTCTCAGTGCCTCAGAGTCGCAGGAGTTTTGGCTGCGACAGAATTATATGGATAATTTACCACTGATTTGGAAGGAGTACAAGAAGGCCGGCTATAATACCAGTTTTGCCGAGGATATGGCAATATATTCGATGTTTTATTTTGGCAAGCCAGGCTTCAAGCGTCCCACCACGGATAACAATTTGCACGAGTTCATGGTGGATATGTATATCCTAAGGCAGTCCAGTTCGGTAGCAGACACCCACTGCGTTGGAGAAAGGACCTTCATGGATGTCCTTTTGGAGATGAACGACCGACTGCTGCCCCACAAACAGCGCTATCCCTTCTTCTCATTCTACTGGTGGGCCAATGGCTTTCATGAGTTCTTCAATTCTCCCCGTCTTGCGGATGGAAGATTTGAGCGATTGCTGAGGAGCCTCGATGACGCCGGTATTACAAATAATACTATCAtattgtttatgtcggatCATGGCTTGCGATGGGGTCGCTTTCGCAGAAGCTTTCAGGGAATGATTGAAGACTGCCAGCCCTTTTTGTCTGTTCTTTATCCCGAttggatgaggaagaagtacCCCACGGCCATTAGGAACCTAGCTGGCAATGCCCACAGTCTGATAACCACCTATGATCTTCACGCGACCTTGAAACATATCTTGGATCTGAACTCTCTGAATGACAAGCCCATTGCCCAGAGGACTGAGGAATTGTGGAAACTCAAGGGTTCGGAAACCCCAAGGGCCGTCAGCCTTTTTCTTCCCATTCCACCCTGGAGGACCTGCAACACTTCGCATATACCCAGTGAATTCTGTCTGTGTCACAATCAAGTTTCCATTCCCGAGAATAATCGAGTTGTGAAAAAAGCGGCTAGCATAATCATTGATTATGTCAACCAGTTGATGGCGGAGTATCCCGTTTGTATTCCACTGGAATTGGATTCTATTGAAAGTGCTTATTTCGCTGCTCCCCAGAGGGATAATGAATACTACATCGAGAAGGGACACAAGAACTCGTATCCCGAGCAAGGTCCCTATTGGGAGAAGCGAAAATATGAGGACAGGGACATCGTGGTGCGATTGAAGACCAAGCCGGGAAAGGCCTATTTCGAGGGAATAACCCGCAGGCAGGGCAAAAAACTTTTCCTCGTGGGGGAAGTGGTTCGAGTTGGCGATGATGGCAACAAGAACAACGACTGCATTGAGAATCCCTTACTGGAACCATTTTGCCACTGTGCAATATAg